Proteins from one Embleya scabrispora genomic window:
- a CDS encoding SDR family oxidoreductase, which yields MTTLVTGARGSVARGVVTRLLAAGRDVRIASSDPTALDPAPGVEAVRLSLAEPAADAAAALRDVHSVFLYAEAAGIADFLAAARAAGVRHIVLLSSAAAAAPDPAANPLAASHHAVEVAVAESGLPYTVLRPGAFAGNTIGWKYRLLGADSIQLPYPDAQLAPIHEDDIADVAAAVLLTGDRLGETLDLNGPESMSFADQIAILSDVLGHELPFVEVSREEALADLTRHMNEGYANALLDLWQHSVDPEPVSGTTEAITGRPGRSFRAWALDHREDFAGLAAPRG from the coding sequence ATGACCACCCTCGTCACCGGCGCCCGCGGCAGTGTCGCCCGCGGCGTCGTCACCCGCCTCCTCGCCGCCGGCCGCGACGTCCGGATCGCGAGCAGCGACCCGACCGCCCTCGACCCGGCCCCCGGCGTCGAAGCCGTCCGGTTGTCGCTGGCCGAGCCCGCCGCCGACGCCGCCGCCGCGCTGCGCGACGTGCACAGCGTCTTCCTCTATGCCGAGGCCGCCGGCATCGCCGACTTCCTGGCGGCCGCCCGTGCCGCCGGAGTCCGGCACATCGTGCTGCTGTCCTCGGCAGCGGCCGCCGCGCCCGACCCCGCCGCCAACCCGCTCGCCGCGAGCCACCACGCGGTCGAGGTCGCCGTCGCCGAATCCGGCCTCCCGTACACGGTGTTGCGCCCCGGCGCGTTCGCCGGCAACACGATCGGCTGGAAATACCGGCTGCTCGGCGCCGACAGCATCCAACTCCCTTATCCCGACGCCCAGCTGGCCCCCATCCACGAGGACGACATCGCCGACGTCGCCGCCGCCGTGCTGTTGACCGGCGACCGCCTCGGCGAGACGCTCGACCTCAACGGCCCCGAATCGATGTCCTTCGCCGACCAGATCGCGATCCTGTCCGATGTCCTCGGCCACGAGCTGCCGTTCGTCGAGGTGAGCCGCGAGGAGGCGCTGGCGGATCTGACCCGACACATGAACGAGGGCTACGCCAACGCCCTCCTCGACCTGTGGCAGCACTCCGTCGACCCCGAGCCCGTCTCCGGCACCACGGAGGCGATCACCGGCCGGCCCGGGCGCAGCTTCCGCGCCTGGGCCCTGGACCACCGCGAGGACTTCGCCGGACTTGCCGCCCCGCGCGGGTAA
- a CDS encoding ArsR family transcriptional regulator, translating into MKCSTMQLVQQRPATAAHGEERCPVAHNAVVRPVPHDAPEPLPEPAAGELRLEAVMGALSTPLRMGIVRTLLLDSTEFDHTCGWFGLGQPKSSLTHHFRALREAGLIRQRQYGLERRSHVRVDDLDHRFPGLLDLVAAWTPAPAPTDA; encoded by the coding sequence ATGAAGTGCAGTACGATGCAACTCGTACAGCAGCGGCCGGCCACGGCCGCCCACGGCGAGGAGAGATGCCCAGTGGCCCACAACGCGGTCGTCCGCCCGGTCCCCCACGACGCCCCCGAGCCGCTGCCGGAGCCCGCGGCCGGGGAGTTGCGCCTCGAAGCGGTCATGGGCGCGCTGAGCACCCCGCTCCGGATGGGCATCGTGCGCACGCTGCTCCTGGACTCGACCGAGTTCGACCACACGTGCGGCTGGTTCGGGCTCGGCCAACCCAAGTCCTCGCTCACCCACCACTTCCGCGCCCTGCGCGAGGCCGGCCTGATCCGGCAGCGCCAGTACGGCCTGGAACGCCGCAGCCACGTCCGCGTCGACGACCTGGACCACCGCTTCCCGGGCCTGCTGGACCTGGTCGCCGCCTGGACCCCCGCCCCCGCGCCGACCGACGCTTGA
- a CDS encoding MFS transporter: MSPTDVRHAPAPAVPASVPPAPASPARIGLAAWPVTAVFVLSNAATPLYVLWRRELGFSSGTSTVIFAAYIVGLLGALTVAGVLSDRIGRKPVLLPALGLAALACLLFATAASVPALVAARLLTGIAVGATVSAGMAAVADIAGSAHRRLAALAASSAMVLGAGLGPMLAGGLSETVPGPTSTVFVVEAVLLATAFAVVYRLPLARPATAPPAAARWFRVPSVPAAGRGRLLLGIAVFAPGITATSFVLSLGPTLLADLLDTSSRIVAGATAFAMFAAATGAQFAVRRWAVRTVLLAGAAAIAAGMIVLIAAVHLASAPLLITAAILAGAGQGLGQLGGLTLLGAHVPRERAAEANAALSVGGYLPAGLLPVAAGYLSDAVGLRTGTTTFAAVLIGAATVAAALVLTNRAADDRG; encoded by the coding sequence ATGTCACCGACCGACGTTCGCCACGCGCCCGCGCCCGCCGTGCCCGCTTCCGTCCCGCCCGCGCCCGCCTCGCCCGCCCGGATCGGGCTCGCCGCCTGGCCGGTGACCGCCGTGTTCGTGCTCTCCAACGCGGCGACCCCGCTCTATGTCCTCTGGCGGCGCGAACTCGGCTTCTCCTCCGGTACGTCGACCGTGATCTTCGCGGCCTACATCGTCGGCCTGCTCGGCGCGCTCACCGTCGCCGGCGTGCTCTCCGACCGGATCGGCCGCAAACCGGTACTGCTGCCCGCGCTCGGTCTGGCCGCGCTCGCCTGCCTCCTCTTCGCCACCGCCGCCTCGGTGCCCGCGCTCGTCGCCGCGCGCCTGCTCACCGGCATCGCCGTCGGCGCGACCGTATCGGCCGGGATGGCCGCGGTCGCCGACATCGCCGGATCGGCACACCGGCGGCTCGCGGCGTTGGCGGCCTCGTCCGCGATGGTGCTCGGCGCCGGGCTCGGGCCGATGCTCGCGGGCGGGTTGTCCGAGACCGTACCCGGGCCGACCAGCACCGTGTTCGTGGTCGAGGCGGTGCTGCTCGCCACGGCGTTCGCAGTCGTGTACCGGCTGCCGCTCGCCCGACCGGCCACCGCGCCTCCCGCGGCTGCCCGGTGGTTCCGCGTGCCCTCCGTGCCCGCCGCCGGCCGAGGCCGACTGCTCCTGGGCATCGCCGTGTTCGCCCCGGGCATCACCGCCACCTCGTTCGTGCTCTCGCTCGGCCCCACCCTCCTGGCCGACCTCCTCGACACGTCGAGCCGGATCGTCGCCGGCGCCACGGCGTTCGCCATGTTCGCCGCCGCGACCGGCGCGCAGTTCGCGGTGCGCCGGTGGGCGGTGCGCACGGTGCTGCTCGCCGGGGCCGCCGCGATCGCCGCCGGCATGATCGTGCTGATCGCCGCCGTACACCTCGCGTCCGCGCCCCTGTTGATCACGGCCGCGATCCTCGCCGGCGCCGGTCAGGGCCTCGGCCAACTCGGCGGCCTCACCCTCCTCGGCGCGCATGTCCCGCGCGAGCGCGCCGCCGAGGCCAACGCGGCCCTGAGCGTGGGCGGTTACCTGCCCGCCGGCCTGCTCCCGGTCGCCGCCGGCTACCTGAGCGACGCGGTGGGCCTGCGTACCGGAACCACGACGTTCGCGGCCGTCCTGATCGGCGCGGCCACCGTCGCGGCGGCCCTGGTCCTGACCAACCGCGCGGCAGACGACCGCGGTTGA